The window TTAGCTCTTAATACATAAGAACCAGCTTCAAACTCTCCATTTTTCATTTTCTCGAATAACTCAAGATTTTCTTCTACCGGTCGGTCTCTATGCGGAGAAGGCTTACCAGGCTCAGTAGGTGTTCCTTTTTGCTCTGCTATTAATTCAGGAGATTGTCCGTCAATATAGGCTTTTCCTTTTTTAATCAATTCTACAGCCCAATCATATAGCTCTTGAAAGTAATCAGATGTGTAGCATTCTTTTGCCCATTCAAAACCTAACCATTCAATATCACTTTTAATGGAGTCCACAAACTCTTGCTCTTCTTTGCTTGGGTTAGTATCGTCAAACCTCAGATTTACAGGTGATTGATAATCTTCACCTAATCCAAAATTTAGGCATATTGAGGCTGCGTGTCCGATGTGTAGGTAACCATTTGGCTCAGGAGGAAATCTAAAACGCAGGACATTTTTATCCATTCCTGATTTTAAATCTTCTGAAATGATTTGTTCTATAAAATTGAGTGAATCTGATCCTTCTTTCATGATTGTTAATTTGAGATGCAAAATTAGCTTAAAAGCATTCATTTGCAATAGGAGATAAGCTCTATTTCTCCGATATTATTTCACTAATTCTTCAGCTACAGCTTTTATAAAAGGCCATTTTGGTACTGTATTCATAATTCTAAGGTCTTCTAAGAGATTAGTTTCCTCATTCAGGAATTTAAGAAGTTGCGGTAGCTTATTTTTCTTATATAAATTTCCAAATACCTGATGACCACTGCTTTTGGAAGTGTGCAATACGTTAATTAAAACCTCATCATAAAATTTAAACTTAACAGAGCTATTAATAGCAAAATCATCTTTATTTGATTTTAAGCTTTTAATGATCTGTTGTATATGTTGATAATTTCTCACAAATGAATAGCCCGTACTAGGTTTAACAGTGCCCGCTAAAGTACCAATCGGAACTATACTTTTTGACCTTTGTGAAAAGCTGGCATTGGTCATCGGAATTTTATTAAATTCTATTTCTTCAATTTCATATTCGGTGATTCCAAGATTATTTCGGATATAGTCAATTAAGGCATTTTTATAATCTTCTTCTGACCACAACTGAGCAGAAAACAAAGTATATTCCACCATTGCTTCATATTGCGAATCAGGCAAAATGTATGCAAAGCTTAATCCCTTGATTTCCTCAGCCACATTCATATCCATATAAGTGATGACTTTGGGATCGAAAGCAATTTCTTTAGTTTTGATCTTCCAACCATAGAAATGCTGCCATATAAAATGCTTTTTAGGGTTTTGGATTGATTTTAATTCATCAGGATAGAAATAGGATTTGAAAAAATACTCACTATAATCATAGCTTGATTCCTGTGTGGTGACTATTTTTTGCTTTGAATCCTCAGAAAGTATAACGTCTTGAATAAAAGTAACTTGAGGGTACTCCTTTAATTCTTTTTTAATGAAGTCATAATAGTCTAATCCTTCAATTTTATAATATCGGTAAGGAGATAAATCTTGCACTAAATCAAAGTCAGTTCCTTTTACTTGTGCTTTATTCCATGATTGCTTGATTGGTAGTTCTGTAATCCACATTTCAGGTTGAGCCCAGAAGCACCAAGTACGGTCATTGGCTTCTTTTTTATCCGCATCAATTATTAATAATTGCTTATCATCCAGTATGTTATGCTTCGCCATTTGCCAGGCTAAAGTAAGTCCGGATAAGCCAGCACCTCCTATAATGTAATCGTATTTCATGTGATCAATAACCGTATCAGATTCAAGATTGATTAGCTTAAATTTAAAATTAAGCTTATTGTTATAAGAATATCGAATTCAACGGAATTATTTTGAAAATCACTGGTTAACCCTTATCGCGGAATATGTATGTTATTCTGCTATATTGTTGTATATTTGAGCTTTTAAAGCAATATTAACGCTTGTAAATTCATAAAAAGAACCAAGTCTATTATTAAATTGAGGAAGAGTACATTAATAATTGCCATTGTTTTAGGCGTAACCGCGATTAGTTTTGCTTTTTACACTACCACTGAAGTTGCCTTCACTAGATCCATAGATGAGGGGAATCAGAGTCAATTAAATTACATTAATTTTAATGTGGTTGCTCCAGCACCCGAAATGGACTCAGTCGAGTTTAATCCTGAATTTGATCAAACCATACATAAGTTTTTGGATAGATGGGATATTAAGGGTGCTTCTGTTGCTGTAATGAAGGACAATAAACTGATTTATTCAAAAGGCTACGGTTATACTAATATAGATACTAAAGAACCTACAGATACAAAACATTTATTTAGGATTGCAAGTGCCTCTAAATTAATAACCGCTATTACCATCATGAAAATGGTGGATGATGGCATTATTGATTTAGATGATAATGTATTCGGTAAAAAAGGAATCTTATCTCATTATGATGAGATGAAAGACTCTAATCATAAAAAAGTAAAAGTAAAGCATTTGTTAAACCATAAAGGTGGATGGAGTTGGAGAGATGGTGATTTTATGTTTCAAGCTGCTAAGATCAAAAGAATAATGAATCTGCAAGGGCCACCTTCAGAGGATGATATAATCGAATTCGTTTTAAAGCATAGAAGATTAAGATATAAACCAGGAACACAATATGCTTATTCCAATTTTGGATATATGCTGTTGGGAAAAATAATAGAGCAAAAAACAGGGACTTCATACGAGAACTATGTGAATCATAATATTTTAGAGCCTAATGGCATCTATGGTATGCGGATTTCAGGGAATTATGAATGGGAGAGAAGACCATTTGAAGTTCACTACTATAATCACCCTGGAGCTTATAAATTCGAATCATTCGATGG is drawn from Marivirga arenosa and contains these coding sequences:
- a CDS encoding serine hydrolase domain-containing protein, encoding MRKSTLIIAIVLGVTAISFAFYTTTEVAFTRSIDEGNQSQLNYINFNVVAPAPEMDSVEFNPEFDQTIHKFLDRWDIKGASVAVMKDNKLIYSKGYGYTNIDTKEPTDTKHLFRIASASKLITAITIMKMVDDGIIDLDDNVFGKKGILSHYDEMKDSNHKKVKVKHLLNHKGGWSWRDGDFMFQAAKIKRIMNLQGPPSEDDIIEFVLKHRRLRYKPGTQYAYSNFGYMLLGKIIEQKTGTSYENYVNHNILEPNGIYGMRISGNYEWERRPFEVHYYNHPGAYKFESFDGNYESVNKPYGGSDINTLGAAGGWIANASQLAKLVTLVDPNNAYQLLSDESRSMMVAGNSYKDAYGWKGAKGENFWRTGTLAGSACFINRKDNGYTYVVILNSSVWMGHKFNRYIKWMMDKAIWKLENHDRNLFYQNPTASSILPMAL
- a CDS encoding lycopene cyclase family protein yields the protein MKYDYIIGGAGLSGLTLAWQMAKHNILDDKQLLIIDADKKEANDRTWCFWAQPEMWITELPIKQSWNKAQVKGTDFDLVQDLSPYRYYKIEGLDYYDFIKKELKEYPQVTFIQDVILSEDSKQKIVTTQESSYDYSEYFFKSYFYPDELKSIQNPKKHFIWQHFYGWKIKTKEIAFDPKVITYMDMNVAEEIKGLSFAYILPDSQYEAMVEYTLFSAQLWSEEDYKNALIDYIRNNLGITEYEIEEIEFNKIPMTNASFSQRSKSIVPIGTLAGTVKPSTGYSFVRNYQHIQQIIKSLKSNKDDFAINSSVKFKFYDEVLINVLHTSKSSGHQVFGNLYKKNKLPQLLKFLNEETNLLEDLRIMNTVPKWPFIKAVAEELVK